In Hippoglossus stenolepis isolate QCI-W04-F060 chromosome 13, HSTE1.2, whole genome shotgun sequence, a single genomic region encodes these proteins:
- the LOC118119651 gene encoding actin cytoskeleton-regulatory complex protein pan1 isoform X1, producing MRQAMEDGVSEVLSSVVDDVGEAISRNVGGAQLLRDLLTAPWLSSLLKMYECLLQFQRSTPSPFLPYASGLSHQIMTEIHRVHRPSAEARELYSLLRCPHLQALLSSHDSVAQSDYGPVLPPLPDELPEDEEAMRIVCLVKNNQPLNGSERRASVGDGGGVIRRRWSSLRRLTLERLAPGRRAWSGEELSVTESEARLLPVPRGDRSRPFLPRYQSTGSCCLCPQTTELWKNKLNQSAPSVFSPASCAGSFSEKTKPNGREAAGSSRDDYAYPPPPVLAFSVSLPSSPVLYQKGTTGGQSRNIPTPGRAPSCPGMSPVCAQTAPSSPAAPRSTHQQGVSTLPTPARQTAPHNKHHQETVNRPNTHYYSTAPRHNGCRNQPKLTQNKHLQPNLCQHPQPPALTKQCSVEELRSTVQTAASSIEHGTQDVRHLGHKMVAVTELITDSVEENAQALNLLAEVVDKLQGLIVASKHPESSPPRRPRQHTPPPPPPRVSSISPKGIRKPPTPYPPHLSSSPSSTSRSSSSSSSSSVSSCADGFPTSKSPKQTNGGSKRTVVMSGARGGGSGGNGQMRFSNGSVSRVPLEDEQDHDSTGCLTVKKKKEKQEKKNKKRK from the exons ATGAGACAAGCAATGGAGGACG GTGTCAGCGAGGTGTTGTCCAGTGTGGTGGATGATGTGGGCGAAGCCATCAGCAGAAACGTCGGCGGTGCTCAGCTGCTCCGTGACCTCCTGACGGCCCCGTGGCTGAGCTCCCTGCTGAAG ATGTACGAGTGCCTGTTGCAGTTCCAGAGGTCGACGCCCAGCCCCTTTCTGCCTTACGCCTCAGGCCTTTCTCACCAG ATCATGACTGAGATCCACAGAGTTCACCGTCCATCAGCTGAGGCCAGAGAACTGTACAGTCTGCTGAGGTGTCCTCACCTGCAG gCTCTCCTGTCTTCCCATGACAGCGTGGCTCAGTCAGATTATGGACCTGTCTTACCGCCGCTGCCTGACGAGTTacctgaggatgaggaggcCATGAGGATCGTGTGTCTGGTGAAGAACAACCAGCCGCTG AACGGATCAGAGCGCAGAGCGAGTGTAGGCGATGGGGGGGGCGTGATTCGTAGACGCTGGAGCAGCCTCCGCCGCCTCACGCTGGAGCGCCTCGCCCCTGGCAGACGGGCGTGGTCGGGGGAGGAGCTCAGCGTgactgaaagtgaagccaggCTGTTGCCCGTCCCCAGAGGAGACCGGTCCCGGCCCTTCCTGCCTCGCTATCAGTcgacaggaagctgctgtttgtgccCACAGACCACAGAGCTCTGGAAGAACAAGCTCAACCAATCAGCTCCCTCCGTCTTTAGTCCTGCATCCTGTGCTg GTTCATTTTCAGAGAAAACCAAACCCAATGGGAGAGAAGCAGCCGGATCAAGCCGTGATGACTATGcctaccctcctcctcctgtcctggCTTTCAGTGTCAGCCTGCCCAGCTCCCCAGTCCTGTACCAAAAGGGGACAACAGGAGGACAATCAAGGAACATCCCCACCCCCGGCAGGGCTCCATCTTGTCCTGGGATGAGTCCTGTTTGTGCCCAAACTGCACCTTCCAGTCCTGCAGCTCCGCGCTCCACCCATCAGCAGGGTGTTAGCACGCTCCCCACCCCTGCCAGGCAGACTGCACCTCATAACAAACACCACCAAGAGACGGTCAATCGTCCCAACACACACTACTACTCCACCGCTCCTCGTCACAATGGATGCAGGAATCAACCAAAACTGACCCAAAACAAGCATCTCCAACCAAACCTCTGTCAGCACCCTCAGCCTCCAGCCCTCACCAAGCAGTGCAGCGTGGAGGAGCTCAGGTCCACTGTTCAGACGGCGGCCAGCAGCATCGAGCACGGCACCCAGGATGTTCGCCACCTTGGACACAAGATGGTTGCAGTGACAGAGCTGATCACAGACAGCGTGGAGGAGAACGCCCAGGCGCTCAACCTGCTTGCTGAGGTGGTCGACAAGCTCCAGGGGCTCATTGTGGCCAGCAAACACCCCGAGTCGTCACCGCCACGCAGGCCGAGACAGCAcactcctcccccacctcctccaagAGTCTCCTCAATCTCTCCAAAAGGGATCCGCAAACCTCCCACACCTTACCCACCGCACCTGTCATCCTCCCCTTCTTCTACTtctcgctcctcctcttcctcttcatcctcatccgTCAGTTCCTGTGCCGACGGCTTTCCAACGTCTAAGagtccaaaacaaacaaacggaggCTCAAAGAGGACGGTGGTGATGTCTGGTGCCAGGGGAGGTGGTAGTGGTGGTAACGGACAGATGAGGTTCAGTAATGGATCAGTTTCTAGAGTCCCTCTGGAGGATGAACAAGACCATGACAGCACAGGTTGTTTGACagtcaagaagaagaaggagaagcaggagaagaagaacaagaagaggaAATAG